A segment of the Tautonia marina genome:
GGTTCCGCTCCCGGTAAAGGTGTTTGTCATACTGCCGGGGCTCGCGTCGGTTGGACCGCGAGGGGATCACCGCCGTCGCCCCGGCCGCCTCGATCGTCGCCACGAAGGGGCCGCTGTCATACCCCTTATCCGCGATGATGTGCTCGCATTTGAGTCCATTGATCAGGGCTTTCGCCTGGGACATGTCATGCGCCTGGC
Coding sequences within it:
- a CDS encoding IS5 family transposase, with amino-acid sequence QAHDMSQAKALINGLKCEHIIADKGYDSGPFVATIEAAGATAVIPSRSNRREPRQYDKHLYRERNQVERLIGRLKECRRVATRYEKTARNYLAFCQLASVMVLLA